Below is a genomic region from Anabas testudineus chromosome 13, fAnaTes1.2, whole genome shotgun sequence.
GATTATAAAAACAATCTTCCAAATACTGCCGGTAAAATAAAGTGTACTCACTGTTGGCAGCTCCATAGGGTATGTATTTAATGGGGGAAATAAGAAATAAGTCAAATAGTGATTCACAAAGGTGTTGTCTGAAGATCTACTGTACACAAATTGCATATTATGAATGGGTCTGACCTTCCTGAGCAGTACAAAGAGGTCAGACAGAAACCGTGGCAGATTCACTGCTTTGTTCTCCAAAAGGAGTCAAagacctttttcttttattcataaaaataagagaaaatattACAAGCTTATATATGGTTGCTATGAAAGTTTCTTTACTGCGACTTTCTCTGATTTTGTGGAAGCACATCATTAGTTCTTGACTTGTCATCTTACAGTCAGCAGATCTTGACATTTGTTGGGCTCACACAGTCTCAGTATGCAGTGCAGGTAGATGCTGGAAAAACGTTGGAAAGACCATTGTTTGTCACAGATGTCCTCTGGTCCACAGTACAGCTAGTGGTGAATTAAATGATTTAGGTCATTTTAGTGGTATTTTTCCCACACGAGTGAAGCTGTATTAATGATCACTGTTTCATACCCAGTGAAGAAGTTAtgctgctcagtgtttgtcATGTTGTATGGAGTGGGAGTACCaaagcagtgatccagcagtACATAGAAACTGAAAATAGGACAGTGGGCCTATGAGTTACTGTTGTAATGAGAGTACAATCTCCCCACCATTTTTTCAATATTGattttgtgataaataaattCACTATGAGCATTCACTCATTAAAAACAGTCTTTACTTACTTGTCAGTGAGGTTAACAGCCTTGACCTCGACGTAGACCTTTGTTCGTAGCTCAAGGCCTGTGGAGGGTACTACTGACGGGTAGACGTAGTCTGAGTTCTAAAGAAGAAAAGTGTACAATGAAATACGTTTAGAAAAATTCATCTGATGTGTATATGTCAGCTATATGTCAGCTAGAACTTACATTAAAAACGGCCATTTTTACCGTGTGAATAAAGGTTCTATCATTGTCTTTGGTCGCCACCGAAGACGAGGAGCTAAGAGAGAATGAGGTTTTTCACATGACCACTTGATGTGTTGTCTCACTCCAAACGTAATTAATATTCAACTATCTTGAAAAATCTGTCAATCAGCTTTTTGCAGAATTTTCCAGTTACTCACGCCACAATCTGTGTGTTGTTGAGCAGGTATTCCAGTGGGAAGCGGCAGGAGAAGTGATAGTAGAGGTCTGTGGAGTAGCTGATCAACCCCTGGGCAGACTTGGGTGTATCAATGAACCCTGTGATGATAACTGACTGGATGCTTAAGAAACTGCTGAAGGGACCTGTGAGGTCAGGGGTCTCATCCACAATCTGAACGACACAGCACAACACTAAATCATTACCTCGGGCTTACATGACCTTCTATG
It encodes:
- the LOC113171599 gene encoding LOW QUALITY PROTEIN: zona pellucida-like domain-containing protein 1 (The sequence of the model RefSeq protein was modified relative to this genomic sequence to represent the inferred CDS: inserted 1 base in 1 codon; substituted 2 bases at 2 genomic stop codons), with the protein product MGILRYCYFFPGLSFTESPPDSMTPYLCLPLLVVLLQPALCTYIRGPQSNSDLIVDCGTSGITLDVNLCTAKCAVFNATDLALNENHNSTECQGFVITSVDPPIIRFQLPVYHSQLSPVSTGQNIVDETPDLTGPFSSFLSIQSVIITGFIDTPKSAQGLISYSTDLYYHFSCRFPLEYLLNNTQIVASSSSVATKDNDRTFIHTVKMAVFNNSDYVYPSVVPSTGLELRTKVYVEVKAVNLTDNFYVLLDHCFGTPTPYNMTNTEQHNFFTGCTVDQRTSVTNNGLSNVXSSIYLHCILRLCEPNKCQDLLTLVIFSLIFMNKRKRSLTPFGEQSSESATVSVXPLCTAQEGNDVASEXRAVNLTGLAVGVVSASAAATLLVLGVWFALKKFYWWVILVG